From the Coffea eugenioides isolate CCC68of chromosome 1, Ceug_1.0, whole genome shotgun sequence genome, the window TAGATATTACGCTGGCCGTAAAACATATAAATAGCCGTCAAGAAAAAGTCTTGAATTATACAGGGATCTGAATTCAACAACTCTTTTGcgattaaaatttatttttcaaatgtAACGACGGTTGTGCACTTGTAATCGAGCTTAAAAATATGATGGACAAACAAAAGGAGAGTAGCTCAATAGTTTTGGACAcctattatttgaaaaaaaaaatatttactgtaacacttttaaCGATATGATGTGATATAAAAGCAATCCAacatataaaaaataattaaaaatatatttatgatataatcgaaataattttttcaaataatcagCTATCCATACACTCTCAAGTCCCCCGCTATGCGTCTAGAATAAAAGTAGCCGGTAGCAATATCACAATAATCAGGGGAAATTTGGGATTGGGGTGACCTTGTCATAGAAATTTGGAATAGGTATGGGATTTTTGTTGCCCTCTTTTCATCTTCGTCGGACAAGTGCTTGGTGGGGCAGTCCATTAACGAAGGAGTCGATAGCAATTTTAttgcaaaagggaaaaaataggATTTTGGTAAGTATAATGGGGTTTCACTTAAACTAAACAAAATAGAGTGGTGTTAAATTTGAAGAAATGCATAaaagaaaatggagaaaaaGTGTGTAAAGGTGCTTTCGTCGAGAATATCCGACCATCAAAGGGACTAAGCAGCTCACCAGCGTCAGTAGAAGTCTAGAACTTAAATCCAAAAGCATGACAAGCCCCAAAACCTAAAGGCCCATTGGGCCAGAAGCCAAGATCGACGGAGCCATTCCATATACGATGTTTCGCGTCCTACTCTTCACAGGCCACCGCCAAAATCAAAAGCGCAGCAACGTTGATTCTAACTCTTTCTAGTTCGACGAGTAGTATTAATACTAGTAGACTTCTTGTTGTATGGTGGAGCTAGGGCTGAAAATTTGAGTAACACAACGCCACACAGACAAAGGGTGAGGGTGAAGCAGAGGAAGAATGCTGACCGGAGATATACCCCCAAATCAAACCATTTACATTAAGAACCTCAACGAGAAGGTTAAAAAAGAAGGTAACCTTCGCAACTAAATTTGTCTGTTTTAATTggacaatttttttatttatttttttgttatccTGAATTTCTACTCTTAGGCAGCGGGGTTTGAAAAACTTTCTTGGTGTTTTTGTTGGTATTAGAAGCTAATCTGTGCATCAGATTTACTTGAGAtaacttctttctttttttgggctGCACATGCATTACGTTATTCGTGTTAAATCAGCTGTCCCAACTGCTGGGCTTTGGTTCTTCTTTGATTTTTGAGCCCCCTTTGAACCTAGTGGAATTATGTCCTTCTGTTTAGTAAATTTAGGAGTTTTGCTGGCCAGGACATTCACTAGATTCCGTATTGGATTTACCTTTTTCCCCAATTCTGgatttctcttttgatttttgttttggctACTTTGCATAGGCAACTTATTGGTTCGTTTTTTCCATTACTTGCTTATGGGGGCTATATGATCATGTTAATTGGCATTACAAAGATAGAAAGCtgggaaatatatatatatatatattttttggtgGCAGCGTATTAGTACCAAGCTCCTTCATTACGTGTCATAAACATACCATCCACTTCCTACTAAATTTCGTAGAATAGATGGCAGATGCGAAAACCTTGCCCCTGTGTAGGCCAGCGGGATTGGAACAGATAGTAAAAAGATGCAGTGGAGGCCAGTAAAATGTATTTTGGCTATGCTTTTGAAACCAAAGATCAAGAAGTCCAACTTACACTTACCAAGTATAATTCTCAGCCAGAGCGAAAAGGGTATTTCACAGGAGGCTAGATATCAACTGTTTGTTGCGCTAAATCTAAATGTTTTAGTTAGCGACTCGTGTATGCCTATTATCTCCTTGTTATGCTGTCTTGACTATTGAGAGCTGAGGCATCAGCTGGTCTTATTGCTGCCTTCTCTTCTACTTTGCAATCTCGTTTActttactttgatgattttgaacATGATGCCACATTTCCCTTATATTTCTTGAACAGAGTTGAAGAGATCTCTGTATGCATTGTTTTCGCAGTATGGGAGGATCCTGGACATTGTTGCCCTGAAAACAACCAAACTTCGAGGGCAGGCTTGGGTTGTATTTAGTGAAGTGACCGCTGCCAGCAACGCAGTGCGCCAGAtgcaaaattttccattttacGATAAGCCTATGGTGAGTTATCACACTAGCTGCCTGCATGTTAATGGTTCATCTCCTAATTGGTGGTAAATTATGAAGGTATATTCAAGGCTACAGTTCCAAGGATCTTGTTTAACCCTTTCACTTGTGGAAAAACccaaatgcattttttttcctcttcacTTGAATATCAAATGAACTTGCAACTATTCACTTCCACATTAGACAATCTGTTTACTTCCATTGTTTTCATTTGATTTTTGATAAAGCTTTAGctctttgtttctcttttttttctcccttcCTTCTGCAAATTGGATGCATGAAATTGACTATTTAACTTTTCCGCATTACAGCGGATCCAGTATGCAAAAACAAAATCAGATTGTATTGCTAGAGCCGAGGGTACTTATGACAAGAAAAAGAAGCAAGAAGAGAAAGGTAAAATCATCTTACAATTCCAGCTTTCTATTCCTTCTAATTTCCTATTCATACGTCTCATTTTCATATCAGTAATTATTCAAAGATACGAATATCCATCATCTGCCTACTTTTCCATTTGTTTGAGCATGATTCACATTGcatttgctctctctctctctctgaatGAGACGGTGGTGGTGGGTATACTCATGCATTTACCCAGATACTGTGAAGAAGTTTGGTGAGGGGGATTTTTTTGGTTGTACTTTCTTGTCTCCTAGGAGGCCTTAAGCCATAGTGTCTCATGAACTTCTACTAGTTTTACTGAGATGCTAGTTCTCTTTGTTATGGCTCCTGCTTGATGACCTATGAATTATTTATGTTCATTGTTCAAAGGTATTTTGGTACATCATGTATTTGTTCTCCAATGCATGATCTAATGGATCTGTTGGTTATTCTCTATTCTGATGTTTTTAAATCAATTTTTTGCTTGGATTGGTATTTGCATTCAGCTGAAAGAAAGAGACGTGTTGAAGAAGCTCAACAAAATGCTACTCCTAATGGTCCAAGAGCTGAGAGCAATGGTGGCCCAGCTGTAAGTTGCTGCATTTGAGTTACTTCATTCTTTTTAGAGCAAACATGCTCATGCACTTGGCCTGAGAAGGACATTACCCCCATCATGTGCTTAACTTGCTTTGCAGTCACAATGAAATTACCACCTGTGTAATTATATGTTTGTTTTTGCTAATACTTTGGACAGGAgattatttgtccaaatttatttgcttacttCACCATTataatttccaatacacctttttattttcccaattacctttttatctcacatacatcatatcacaaaaaatgctacagtaattattccaaataatatttcaaataatctcctatccaaacacactcactTTTTACACATCTAGATGCATAcaagggagaagaagaagatttAGATAAGATTCCTATTGTTTTGTCTCTGTGCACTGTATTATTtgcactacaaaagaaacatttATATCTGTGATTTGTTGGTCTGTTTTCACATGATCTGGCCTCGTTGGCTAGTTTTTTCTGTGGCAAATATTTGTATACTCTGTTTTCTCACTTTGGCTAGGGGGATGGGGGGAAAGGTGGCAAATGACCAATGGGTGTTTACTTGGGGATAGGGGGTTCTCAAGGAATAGGGTGGGTAATTTCATGGTCGGCTTTTGAGGGTTTGAATCACAGATGTCATAGGCAATAaaatatgctttctaaaatttTAGCTTTGCTCTGTGGTTTAGAGACTAACTGAGGGGTGCTTAATTTGCCATGATGGTAGATGTAAGTTTTACATTCTATAGAGTTGAATGAAAGAAGAAAGCTCATAAGGTTTTCTTCATAAATTTGCTTCTGTTCAATCTTTCTGTGGTTTTTGGTCTTCGTGGAGTTGCACTAACACTTCCTCTGGAGGAATTTTGCAGGCTTCCTCTCGTCCAGGACGGCCGAGTGGTCAAGAAGCCGTTACTGATCCGAACAACATACTCTTCATACAGAATCTACCATACGAGACAACAAGCATGATGCTGGATGTCCTTTTCAAACAATACCCTGGTTTTAGGGAAGTTCGAATGATCGAGGCAAAACCAGGTATAGCCTTCGTAGAATTTGAAGATGATATACAATCTTCAGTTGCCATGCAGGCACTTCAGGGCTTCAAAATTACCCCCCAGAATCCTATGGCAATCAGCTATGCGAAAAAATGATTGATCTAATGTCTTAGGTGACTTAGCGCATTTTACACCGTTTGCTTGGGTTAAACTGAGGAATTGCAATAGTTCTATATTTGGATGTAATGTATTCTATGAGAATTGTTGATTTACAGCACAGTTTTGCTTGTTCGGGTAACTATTTCTCCAATTCTGGTCTCGCTACTTGtgtaaaaatattaattagTCCACAGCGGTTTGTTGGAACATACTGACTAACTGTTACGGAAGGATGTTGTGGTGTATCTAaccaattcttttcttttcttttcttttttgtcctACTTTATGGGGATGGGATGAAGGGAAGGGACAGGCTCATAAGATCAAATGAATGTACCATGCACTTCTTTGGATTTAAAGAAACCACACATTAGTGGTATCCAGCCAATTCATTACGTGTGATTTGTTGGGGACGAAGCAATGCGGAGAGACTTCATTCATCTCTATATTTGATCCGCCATATTTGGTTCTTCAAATAAGAAGCACCAGAAATCAATTCTACCTTGCTGTTCTATTGCACTCTCTCCGGCGCGTAAGCTACAGTAGCATACAACCAAAATCAATTTGAGTACAAATGCAGGAATGACTCTGGCTTGGCTCcaccaaaagaaaaaggtaaCAGGGGTTCTCGCTTTCTCACCATCTCAATCGGCTGTTCAACCCGATTGCCGTTACGTTAGGTCGCTGGTGGAGCACATAAATGCACAAATGACAACGATGCACTATTGGACCATGCCGTCCCAGGTGTGCCCTTGAATTCACCCCGCCTCTACATCTGGCTGCCCCTCGTTGATCTTTCTTTATTAGCTAAGCGCCTAAGCCTAAGATCTCATTGACCCTCAGTTTATTTTCCTTATTTGCCCCCTCTGGCTCTGACTTTACGCTTTACCATATACAAGTACTAGTAGAcaatacattaatttttttaaaaaaagagagTATTCGATGCTTAAGGATTGGAGTTGTCCTTAATTTGATGCCATCAATACAGCCAATTAAAGGGttaagaaaaacagaaaaatgacgaaaaaaaggaaaaatgatcagtTTCATCCttcatattttacaaaaatattcttttcgtctctcacttttaaaatgaaccaattttgtccgtgacatttaaaaactgaaattattaCATCtctgaacccaaatttcaatatgaatcaaaccaccaatcaacTTGATTACAAATTTTAGGGATGTAATTGGTATatcacttggttaactcaacttgatattcatgtgcaatttaatgaacctaaaaataaaaaataaaaaattataacattaaaaagaaagagtaatctttcctacattatcattgtatacactgacggCTTTATGTACCGCaatatcattttaatttaaatttaaacataaaattttatatttatgatacacatctaaattcgcaagcggatatactaacggtgcatgaaaaattttttttaaaaaaaaactctactattTCAAGACAAAGAATGaccttttatgttataatttttatttttttggtttaataaatatcatgtgaatatgatgaaattgaccgaatgatctatcaattctatttttgaaatttattattgggttattggatggtttgattcagattgaaaattaggtttagaaatgtaatagttttaatttttaaatgttagggacgaatttgtttcattttaaagttaaagacgaaaagaatatttttacgaTATCTAAGGATGAAACATGTCATTTTCCCCAAGAAAAAAGATAATTTCGTTTTTCGTATAGTCAAAGATCCAATCCAACTGAGAAAGGTCAGCGTTGTAATTTCAGAACATCATCTTCGTCAACTGAAACCAACTTCCCCAGCTCAGGTCATCATCACTCCAAACTTTTCTACTAATTTTTCTGTCTAACCCCCACAATTGATCTCAGAATCTTTTTATTAATGCTCCCATTCAATGCCAGTTCATTTACTTCTCAAGAACTTCCAAAAATACTCAACCGCTAGAAAATTTTCCCCCACCATTCCTCCTGGATCAGCAACATAGCTTTTACCTGCAGGAGCCTGATTATCATCGACCCCCCGAACCATGCAACAAGTTCACCAATCTCCCAATCTCTCCAACCCTTTTGAAAATCTTACTGAAGAAATCATATTTAACGTTCTTGATTTCCTCGATGAGGACCCACAAGCCAAGAAATCGCTCTCTCTTGTTAACAAATCATTCTACTCTATTGAATCCATTCACAGAAGATCTCTAAGACCTCTACGAACTAATCTCATTCCAAGTACTCTCCGAAGATATCCTCATCTATCTCACCTTGACTTCACATGTTGTCCTCGTGTCGACGATGATACTCTTTTTGCTATAGCTGATGTATATAAGACTAGTTTGAGGGCCATTGACCTTTCGAGGTCTAGGTTCTTTAGTAACGTTGGGTTGTCGAGTTTGGCTGGGAAATGTACAGGTTTGGTGGAGATGGATTTGTCCAATGCAACAGAGCTAACAGACTTGGCTGCTGCAGCTATTGCCGAAGCTAAGAACTTGGAGAAGCTATCATTGGCTAGGTGCAAGTTGATTTCAGATATCGGGATTGGCTGTATTGCTGTTGGTTGCAAAAAATTGAAGTCGGTTTGCTTGAAATGGTGCTTAAGAGTTAGTGATTTCGGTGTTGGCTTGATTGCTATGAAGTGCAGAGATATTCGCTCTCTGGATCTCTCTTACTTGCCTGTAATTTGCCTTTTCTCCTTCAgtcttttccttttcccccACTATATTTTCCATAGGTGCAGTCAGCTGTTATTTGTTCTCTCCTTAGCTAGACCACTGGGAGTTTGAAGTTGACGTCCTTAAAACAATTATTCGTTAAACGTTACAGTGGTCATTGATGTCAACAGAAAAGGAAataattctctctctctctctctctctctctctctcgtggTAATATCTGAGCTAGCTGATTAGCCTTGACCTGGAAAATTAACTAGTCCTGGTAAATAGACTCTACCGATTGGCGGATCATGCCCCTGGGTGCATTTGTATCTTGACAATAAATTAACTGCTCAGAATTTCCTAGGTTTTGTAAATCTTGAACTTTTCTTCACCTGTCAATTGTGGGATTCTAATTTCTAAATTCTATCTTTAGGAAGTTAAGCAACCATGAGTCATATTCGACTGGTTAAGCAAGTTAACCAGTCATATTCTAAATTCTATCTTGAACTTTAGGAAGTTAAGCAATCTTTCACATTGTTTCTAAATATTAACACAGAGCTAAGCTATTCTTTTGTGTAGGATGATGTGCTTATATCCtaattcttagattgtagtttTCTGACATCGGAGTTCAGTGACCTTATACTGTAAATTAATCAGCAAATTGTCACAAGAACTTGAACATAGGTTTACTTATTTTATATAGTGAAATTGTTTCAAGAAATGTCGTTATCTTGAGAAACTTTTAACATTCTTCTGGATTTTTTTCTTAACAGATAACAGAAAAGTGCCTTCCACCCATCCTGCAGCTTCAACAACTCAAGGAATTGGTTCTTGTGGGATGTTCTGGTATTGACGATGAGGGTCTTGTCACCCTGAATCAAGGATACAAACCACTAGAGGTTCCTTCTTTGGTTCCTGTTTGTCCTTTTTACATCCTCTCTTGCAATTCATTGATTCCATCTGATATTTGTTGCAGATGCTTAATATATCAATCATTCAAAATGTCAGCCACATTGGTCTATATTCTCTAACAAATGGCATGAAACACCTAAGCCATCTCAGTCTAGCATATGGTTTTGATGTAAGTATAGAACTTCTATTGGTGAATTTTCCATTGCAAGTGTTTCTGTTATCTCtcatcttaatttttttttccctttttgcaaACCTTGGTTCAGGTTACAGTAGATCTAGCAAAATGCCTGCGCAATTTTCCGGGCCTGCAGTGCATTAAATTAGATGGCTGCCAAGTCTCATGTGCTGGGATGAAAGCTATTGCAGATTGTTGTGTATCCTTAAAGGAGATAAGCTTATGCAAGTGCATAGGAGTGACAGATGAGGGTCTCTCCTCCATTATGGAGAAGCACAATGGATTGAAAAACTTGGACATAACTTGTTGTAGAAAAATAACTCATGCCTCTTTAGACATTATAACAAGTTCATGTAACTCCCTTATTTCCCTCAAAATGGAATCTTGTAGCTTGATTCCTGAAGATGCTTTTGAATTGATTGGGCAACGTTGCTCTTTGCTGGAGGAGCTGGATATTACTGATAATGAAGTCGATGATGAAGGTTCCACAGGAAATctatcatcatcttcattaagTTTACTATCCCTAATGGTGACTAACTGCTTTTGCACTAACGCAGGGTTGAAAGCAATCTCAAGATGTTCCAAACTTTTGAGCTTAAAAATGGGAATATGCAGGAAAATCACTGATAGTGGACTTTCTCATGTTGGAATTTACTGTCCAAGACTGACACAACTTGATTTGTACAGGTTTGCAACTTTACAATAAAGATTattatctttttcattttttttccagcATAAGCATGGATcctgaattttattttattttttatcttttgtaggtaatttgattttaatttgacaatCTACGTCCCAAGAAAGTATTTTCTGCTTAATCAACTACCCCCCCATAGCTCTCCTTCAATATGTTGATACATCATTTAGATTTTCATTAATTTCCATAAATGGAATTTTTTTTACCAGAACCCTTGTAAGTTTAACCAGTGTCCTAATTCCTGCTTTACCATCTGAAATGAAATTGTAAGCAAGTTTTCTACTCTATGCTTTTCCATGAAAATGGAGAAAATGTTTTTGAGAAATCTTGATCACTACTCTGTACTTCTAATTGTTGGGATAATAGAAGCCTGTCTTTTGCTAGTTTCAAAGAACTAACTTCTGATACCTTATTGTCCGCTCCACCATGTTGAGTTACCGTTTGGTGACCTTCttcctaaaaaatgaaaaaattttgaacagTATGGTGAGAAGTGATCTTGCCTGCAGTAGGTTTAGTTGCTACAGAACAAATAGTCATAGAGAATCAGTTTACCAGCATTTGCTCTGGAAAATGAATAAATCCTAACTTTAGCGCGCACACATACAGGGGAGAGATGGGATTTATGAAGCGGAGAGAAGGAAGGGGGATTTGAAACTTTAGCCATCCTATTTAAAGTTTCTAATCTATAACTCCATATCTCCTTCTTTCTTGTAGATCCCTATTGTTGATCTGAACAAGTTTCAATTTACTCAAATATAATGACATTTTCCCCCCTATTTTCAGGTGCACAGCAGTTACCGATGTAGGCATTATGGCAGTTGCAAATGGTTGCCTTGGTTTGGAGATGATTAACATGGCTTACTGTGAGAAAGTTACTGACAGTTCATTGCGATGTTTATCAAAATGTTTAAGATTGACAGCACTTGAAATTCGAGGATGTACTCGTCTATCTTCAGGAGGATTATCAGCCATTGCTGAAGGATGTAGGAAACTGACCCTTCTTGACATTAAGAAATGCTGTAACATTGATGATGCTGGAATGCTTGCTCTTGCACAATGTTCCCAAAGTCTCCAGCAGGTTCTCTCACTTCCTCTCCTTTTATGAAAGAAGGCTAAATAAGTCTGCAGCGTCTTAAGTGAACTAACTGGTCCATTTATTTGCAGATTAATATATCATATTGTTCAGTTACGGATATTGGGCTAATGGCACTGGCCAGCATTAACCACTTGCACAGCATGACTATCTTGCATGTAACTGGACTGACTGCCAGTGGGCTTGGTGCCGCTCTGTTAGCTTGTCAGGGACTGAGAAAAGTGAAGCTTCACTCAACCTTTAAAGCATCAATGCCTCAGGCTCTCCTGAATCACGTAGAAGCTCGTGGCTGCATCTTTCACTGGAGAAATAAAGCATTTCAGGTTTTCGTTTTATTTACATTTCAGTAGTGGCATGCAATTATTACTGTTTCAGTTTTGAAAGTGATTTCTACTGGTATTGGCAATTCATTTTCTTCATTCAGCCAAAACCCTGTGGGTTTCATTAGCGCTCTCTTATCTTGTATCTTAGTTTTCAAACAGCTTCGGAACCCGGGGCcaactttttacttttatacaaTGAAAACTGGTAAAAATAAGCTTTTCCCGGATTCTTGTATTACTCGAAAACTGAAGAtgcttcaactttcttttccaCTTCTTCCAATAGCTGCAACTGTACCTGTTTGAAGAAGCTGCAATTTTAGTATTGCAATATGTTGAACTGATAACTAACCGTTAGTGATGTAGACTTGGAACTTGTAGATGTTTCTGGAAGAAAGATGAGTATTCTTGTGCTTCTGAAAATGGCAACTATAAAAGTTACGAAGCATACAAATATGTCTATCCTTCTTCAGTGTGCTGGTCACTTGTGAAGGATTGATCTGCATGCTGGCAGATTCTAggttttgttttttgtttgtatattcatttacctttttttttggtgggggagggggggggggggggcataAACTAGTATATTGATGCAAAATTCTTGTATCCTCCCTTCCGCTTATTGGACAATGATGCTAATCAACTAGTTTGTATAATCTTAGCTTACAAGCAAAAATCAAATGAAGGTACTGCTGGCTGTAAATTTTTTTGCAAGATAAAGAAATATTTCTGATAGTTGAAGCTTATACTTGCAAGATGCTCTCTAACATGTGTACTATCGTCTTACTTGTACtgatttttgcattaaattatGTACGTAGCAGGTGGATATAGATCCGAAGGGATGGCAGCTATGATTATAAGTGAAGAATTCAACATTTTGCATCGTGAAAGTTGTTGCCTTGTTGCCGCTGATAAGATTGCAGCTGAATCAAGGAGTCAAAACAAGAACATTTTATTCTGGTGATGTGTTCATTTACCTGAATGTGCCGTGCCAGTGATTGATTGGTCATAGAGCTTGTTTGCTGTCCAGGTTCCAAAATGGGGAAAACATAAGAGAATGTTCTGCATCAGACTTGCATCATTTGAGTTGCTGCGATGGGTCCAGTTCCAGAAAGATGATTTCATACTACTATCTATATTCTTGTTGCTGCTGATTCAGATTTGAGTCTTGAGCAATTTAACGCGGTGTCGAGACTGAGTAACTTCTTGATTTGAAAATAGAACGTCCCTATAGGATTTGCCTATAATTCTAATCTGACCTTATTCAATCTGCTCAAACATTTGACCATGACCATATTCTTTTTCTCCTCTCAAAATATCCTAGACCGATCGAGTGGAAGTAGAACTATGGCAAAGAGTACCACCCAAAAGTCAAATATGTTTGGACTTTACTCGCTGAGGTCTGTATATTCATCAAGTGAATAAGAATATATTAACAGATATTGATTTGTTCTTTCAAACTTCAGTTGGGCAAATACAAGCCCAACTTAAAAAAGCCACAATATAATTTTCCCTGCGAAAATGACTCCCAttaatctttaaaaaaaaaaaaaaaaaagcccacAAGTCCAAGCGTCTTTATAATGTTAAAATTTGCATCCTTCTGATTGTGAAATCCGTACATAAACAAATAATTACTCTTAAATGCAGATGCATGCATGCATCTTGGTACCAGTCGCATCATGTATAACCCATAATTTTGTCACTATTAGTTTTTAACACCCAATAGTTAGTTGTTGCCTTGAATGTAGGATGCTGTTTGTTCAATAATTCTCCACTCCATGCACATTTCTCCAACTCACCAGATTCATGTATAAACCTGGAAGCCTTGTTGTGAGGGGCAGGAGTCTAGTCCGCGGAAGTGACTCCAATAAAGAATTGATGAATCATGAATGGGGTTCAAAAATAGACTTTGATCGATTTCCTTTGTTGAAAGGTAAACCTTATCAatttcagattgaaaattataCTAacgtgttatcttctcgaagtagCGGGAGTGGGAACAAGATACTTTTAGTGGAGACTGGAGAATAGTAGACTGCTGACTTGCTTTTTCCAAAAGTCAGCTGGAAATTTGTTTATGTTCAGATCTTgcgaaaaatgaaattttgaccGATCACCCTTTTAAATTATTCCTCTGACCGCTCCATTTGCGCCTGGAATT encodes:
- the LOC113748558 gene encoding F-box/LRR-repeat protein 3-like; translated protein: MQQVHQSPNLSNPFENLTEEIIFNVLDFLDEDPQAKKSLSLVNKSFYSIESIHRRSLRPLRTNLIPSTLRRYPHLSHLDFTCCPRVDDDTLFAIADVYKTSLRAIDLSRSRFFSNVGLSSLAGKCTGLVEMDLSNATELTDLAAAAIAEAKNLEKLSLARCKLISDIGIGCIAVGCKKLKSVCLKWCLRVSDFGVGLIAMKCRDIRSLDLSYLPITEKCLPPILQLQQLKELVLVGCSGIDDEGLVTLNQGYKPLEMLNISIIQNVSHIGLYSLTNGMKHLSHLSLAYGFDVTVDLAKCLRNFPGLQCIKLDGCQVSCAGMKAIADCCVSLKEISLCKCIGVTDEGLSSIMEKHNGLKNLDITCCRKITHASLDIITSSCNSLISLKMESCSLIPEDAFELIGQRCSLLEELDITDNEVDDEGLKAISRCSKLLSLKMGICRKITDSGLSHVGIYCPRLTQLDLYRCTAVTDVGIMAVANGCLGLEMINMAYCEKVTDSSLRCLSKCLRLTALEIRGCTRLSSGGLSAIAEGCRKLTLLDIKKCCNIDDAGMLALAQCSQSLQQINISYCSVTDIGLMALASINHLHSMTILHVTGLTASGLGAALLACQGLRKVKLHSTFKASMPQALLNHVEARGCIFHWRNKAFQVDIDPKGWQL
- the LOC113764374 gene encoding U2 small nuclear ribonucleoprotein B'', encoding MLTGDIPPNQTIYIKNLNEKVKKEELKRSLYALFSQYGRILDIVALKTTKLRGQAWVVFSEVTAASNAVRQMQNFPFYDKPMRIQYAKTKSDCIARAEGTYDKKKKQEEKAERKRRVEEAQQNATPNGPRAESNGGPAASSRPGRPSGQEAVTDPNNILFIQNLPYETTSMMLDVLFKQYPGFREVRMIEAKPGIAFVEFEDDIQSSVAMQALQGFKITPQNPMAISYAKK